ACTTATGTTTGCAATATATGATTGCAGATAAGATGCCACTGCAGATACTTACCTTATGTTATGCATAATAGGTTACAAGATGACTGCAGCAGCTGGAAGAAAGACCATCCAGGTTTAGAACCCGTTTGCCGAAATGTGTTCTCACTGCAGAATGCATGCAACATTTACAGAGCTGACTACGGTCCTTTACAGCTACGGGGAATAGAGCAGTGAGTTATCTGTAATAACCTACTTacattcactgttcatacaACATAATAAAGCAAATATAGTCTGCCGAAGCctctttcagattttttttcttgaacTTATAGCCAAGTATTTCCTTAGCAAACTGTATATTACACATAAATTCACATGAAGCATTTTACACATgcaataaacatttatttacaacGGTCATTGTACATAAAATACAGTTTTGAAGGATTCACTGAATCAAAATGGTGACATACATTATAAAACCTGTTGACtagcaatgttcatttctctcAGTCGTTACAGGTATTTGGCCTACAGAAGTTTTGTGAGCTGGTGCTGGGGCTTCCTTGGTCGAAAAATACGGGTAGTGATCCCCTCATGTGTCGTACTTCGGATTTCCAGACGCCCAGGGAAGATACGTAGGCTTCAAACTCCCGCCCCTTGATTGAATCTGGAGACGTAGCTGGCGATGACCTCCTCCTTGTCTGGATGCTCATATTCTGAAGACAGGTCCGGCAGGATGTTTAGCTTCAGAATCTCGTCTCCATATGATGATGGGTCAACAAAGACTTTCTCCATGATCATGTCCATCATATCATCCATCAACATACCCTGtgcaatacacatacacacaaaaaagttAATCACTAATATAATTTACTACATTATTTAACAACTATTCATATTGACATTATGCACGTGAAATTTTAGTTTCTCAGGTATTTAAGTAAGTTTGTTtggttttatttattgtgttgaaAGTACTATTGCAATACTTTGCCATGTAACATGTtgttgagtaaaaaaaaaaaaaaaaaaaaaaaaaaaacaacttacgGAATGTAGCGTCTCTTCACTGGTCTGGCTCTGCACTCTCCCTTCCTGGATTTTGGAAAGCTGAGTTTATAAAGAGGATCCCCTGAAGATGTGGTGGCTTGTCCTCGATTAGCGTTCTCATTGTAATGCAGTGCAGCCAGGTAGAGTCTTGGGAGAGTAAAAAGAAAATCAGACATGTAAACAATTTCAAGGAATGGGAAAGTGTTCTCAAAGAATAAACATAGTTTCATTTACCTGTACAGCATTCCAAGATATGGATAGACAACATTTTTGGGTGCAAACCGCAGAATGACGCTATGGAACGCCTCCAAAGAGGACGTCTGGTAGTGGGGACTGAGTTTAGCAATATCCTTTAGGACAGTCTTCTTGGTCAGCTCCTTTTCTAGATGGTAGAACGCAGGAGTTCCTGCAAGACAAAAACATTATATAGTACATATCCTATTTATGGTAATGACCATAATTGCAGCTAATATATATAACCAAACCAGTTGAATGAAACAAACTTGCTGAGAGCCATTTACTCTTGTCCCTAGTTTTTCGGATTGTGTGGAGGCATTTTGGGAAGATGGGGTCCTCATGTGTATGGACATTCTGAACATGGTTCAGGAGGGAGGTCCATTTAGCCACTCTCTCTGGCCCCGTTTTGGATGATGCAGCTGTCCAGTAAATGTGGTTTCTGATGGCTGGAATCCACTTCACTTTTTCACAGTCCTTTTTTTGGGTAATTTTAGCTATTTTCTTTGAAAGTCCTACAAATCAGATTTTTATTATTTCAAATAACAGTTAACCCAATATGAATGTGTCGTCATGTATCTATGTGTACACTCGTCAGGTATAGGCCTACAAGGTGCTTTTTTATGTAACCAAtacattcagcaaatatttaTGCAAATTCCCCTCACTAGCAACAAAAGGAAGTATACCTTTCTCCATGTGCTAGACATGGTAGAATTGGGTGAGGTTTTCCTCCCTCAGGAATTTTTGAATTTGGGGGTGTCGGTCGGTGACTATGCAATCAATAGTTACCCCTCGTGAATCCAACAATGATAGGCTCCTCTTCAAGCCCTCTTTCTCCATGTAGGAGCTTCCACCAACCTCATTGCTCTGTCAGAAAAACATAAGTATGAATCCATATTCAGAATGTGTGCCATTGACAAAAATTATAACTAGTAAAAGAAAATGGTAAGATTTCATTCGTCCTGCCCACCTGAACCAACTGGAGATCAACAATAGTGTTGGTGTTGAGGTCCATCATGGTATAGCTACCATATTTTGCACAGTGGCCTGTGAAAACATCGTCACAATCTTGTATTGAAGTCTGTGGTATGCGTTTATGATTGTAAATTAATAGACTATCAAACATATCATAGTTATAGTATTTTCAAAAATATACCTGGAGAGTCAGCCCTCATGTCCCCACACCGAGAATGACTTTCTTATCTTGGCTGAGCTGCTGCAACATCATGTCCTGCGATTTTTTCCAGGTGTGCACAATAGCTGGTTCCACAAACATGGCACATGTCATATCAACAATGGAGCAAGCAATTATTTACTCATTCTTCATTTACCCTTTGGAGTTTGAAGAACGAAGCTCCACTGATGTATACTGCAGCAGAAAGCTGTACATTCCCAGCTGGTGGTGGTGAGGCTGGCTTTTCCAACTTCTGAATTATTCACAGTGGTTGCAAAGCTGTTCCACTGATAAAAATGTCCCAAGCCTTTTGgattttacagtgcatgaacgCTTGCATACAGCACACACCTCAAACAGTTCCATCAAACAGGTCTCATACACTATGTACTTTGGAACTGCCTGTGTGGAAGTAAACGAAGCATCtctggggggaagggggagaCAAAGAAAAACTAAAAATATAGCAGGATAGCTGAAATAGACAATAACAGCAAAAAAACTGACAACTGAAGCTATACATTTAGACTACAACATTTCTGTAACTTACGACATGAGTGTTGACTCTGCCAAAGCTGATTCTGCAGGGTCAAAGATTGACCCTTGAGAAGTAACCATTGAGCTGCCCTCGAGAGGGTcgatgtcctcctcctcctcctccaggcgAGGTCTCTTAGACGGACGCTTTATGGGTGCTGAGCTTAGACAAGGCAGTGGGGCTATGAAGGGATCAGTGGACGTGCCAAAGTCCTTACAGGagactagggttgggtatcggttgggttttatccgataccggtgcctACTCGGTATTTTTTAAACGGTTCCGGTGCCTAAACGGTTCTCAAACCGgtacttaaaaaaaacaaaccaaacacacTTTTTCAAAAAACAATACCCTTTTATTTCCAGGGCCAAATTGAACACAATATTAACTTAAAtctttaaacaaaataaatacaagTACCATAtggtaataataaataaaccaatataaaataaaaattcaCATTGATAAAACAATATTGTATCAAACAATATAATAATAGGCTACTGGAGATTAATACTATTAAAATAGatacaaatataaaatataaaacacaAATATAGAACAAGATATTGCACAACAGTATTGCACCTTTAAAGAGGCTTTTGTGACTGGTGAGGACACTTTACATcagtttttttaacaattcttcTGCAGGAATATTACCATATTGGCCTTCTCTGGCAATATGCGACATCTCTCCTGGCTTATAGCATGCCCAGCACAGGAGAGAACCCTCTCAGAGGGGGTTGATGAGGCctgcacacacaggtacacctcTGACAGGACAAACAAATTAGGGAGGGTATCCCTCTTACTCGCCCACTAGGCCACAGGGTGTTGTCCAGATGGGATAGCTGGCAGGCCTTTGGacatctccatctctttctggaCCTGCTCTGTGATGGAGAGGGCACTGCTTGTTGTTTGACTTGTATGGAGAAGTTCTCTGTCTTCATCCTCAAACAACTGCTCCAAGGCTGACATCTTGTGAGCTCCTCTTGGCTGGAAAATACAAACAAGTTTAGTATAGCACAAAAAAACAACTATTCATTGTAGACTAGATAGATAGTATATGGTTGAACTTACATGTATGCCTCCTtggtcctcctcctcacctgccTCACTCTGATGAGGGTCCTCTATTGGAAGCTGTAGACACAAACAGATTGCCCATAAAACAGCAATGCTTAATTACAGAAACTGTAACATGGGCATGGACATAGTGCATATGAAAAAAGATGAGCAATTAGTACACTGTCTCTGACAAACATGCAGTAAAATACCTGAGCTGCCGTAGCATTGTCAATCACTGCTTTCTCAAGCCTATCCCAAGCTTCCGCAACACTAACTTCCAGCCTTCCTTTAAAGCGAGGATCCATCAAAGTGGCCTCCTGAAGGAAGTTCTGAATGTCTTGATCctgtaatgaaaacatggtttAGTGTCTAATGGGGAAAATGGTGTAGTTTGCCTTCTTTCTTTGTGAACATAAATATTGGCTGCAAATGAAAAGTACCTGATATCTTTTCTCGAGATCTCCCCAGACCTTCTCTTTTATAGCAGCCATAAAGACATTGTCATCATCGGAGGTTGAATAGTGTGCCTTCAGCTTCGTGAGGATTGGGATGATTTGGCTGCATGTGGGGGACTTGTTACTTGACACGCAGCAGGTTGAGGTGTACAAGACTTTCATGCATTTCATGAATTCCTCTGCCTTCTCAAAATCACTCTCTGTAAGCCTTTCTAGTCTgtggaaaataaacaataatgttaaGAACAAAAGGTAAATTGATATTGTTGCAAGTGACCCTCTTGTCCATCACCTCACCTGTCCCTCTCCATTGGCCTCCTTAGCCTTTGATCAAGGCAAGCTGCCTGGATTGCAGGGAACTGCTCCACAAACCGCTCCACCATGAGGTATAGAGAATTCCAGCGAGTCCTCACGTCCAGGATAACATTATGCTCTGGCAAATCTAAAGCACAGACATTTGAATTACAATAAACAATAGCTTATACTTAAAAGTATTACTTTTCAAGATCTATTTAAAATGATATCTATGCTATTTACTGAGGAGTCGCTGCTTTTCTCTCAGAACAGTTTTGCTCATGGTGGAGCGCTTCAGCCACACCACCACTGCGCGAATCTTTGCACACCACCTAGTTACAGCTTGGATGCCGTACACCTTCTGTGCTGCCAGGTTGAGTGTGTGGGCAAAGCACCCAACTTTTAAAAATTTCAAGTTTCTCAGGGCAGCATCCATGTTGTATGCGTTGTCTACTGTGGCAGCTATGACTTTTCCAGTCAACTGGAACTCCTCAAGAATACTGTTGATTTCCTCTGCCATCACTGGCCCTGTCTGGGACTCATAAACTGCTTCAGTGCTCAGCACTTTCTGCTGGATGCTGCCCTTGTAAATGTAATGGACAGTCACTGTTAGATAGTGGTCCTGTGCCACGCTGGTCCATCCATCGCAAGTAATTGCAATTTTGATGACCTGCGCCAGCTGTTTGATGACATTCTGTTTTATAACAGAATACCATGCAGGAATAAACCTGTTGGAAATGTCATCCCTGGATGGTGGTTGGTATCTATGATTGAGAGCAGTGATCATCTCCCTTTATAAAAAAATACACATGATATAATTAGTCTTGTACACAGAATATCTTCATGGTACAGAGGTGTGGCCTACACATGCATCAAGGAAATTCTATTTTGATATAGCCCACATTTTCACCTGAAAGATGGCGATTCCACCGTGGAAAATGGATGAAGCCCCATCACCACAAATTTGGTAACTGCCCTGTGGATTTCCTCTACCTTTTCTTTGGTTAGTGCAGCCTTCTTAGCCAGGGTGAAAGGAGTCACTGTGGTAAACccagaaataaaaatatatcaaaATTGTTTATAACACAATTGTTTATAAGACCAAACTCTTCAGGTTACTACTAACAGCCTATTCTGCTCAACAGCTCATAACAATTATACCCCACTTCCCCCTCTCGATAAATAGGAGTAGCCTCGGATTGAGTAGGCTGTAGCCTCGAACAACAATTGTCCCCCTCCCCCTATCGATATAGCCTCAAACACAGGTATAGGAGTAGCCTCGAACAAttgtccccctccccctctcgaTATAGCCTCAAACACTATACCTTACCAACCTACCGTTTCTGATTAAACTAAACATTGCGCCGCTTAATACTGATGTAAAACACTGAAGTTCAACGTTTTGTCTTCACATATTATGACTTTTACTTTAAGCAGAGAAATATCTGACACTAAGCAGAAATATTTAATACACAGTATAGCGTCGTATATCGAGTGTAAGCCAGGTGTAACCTCGAACACAGGTCATGTAGCAACAGCTAGCCTACCATCTTTAGCTAACCTATTTGTTGCGTCCCTGTGTAGTTGCAAATTGCGCCTGCTAAATCTGGTGTTGAAACTTAGTTAAAACATtttgcatacatacacaacTTGTTATAAGTTTCATATTAAGCAGAAAGTCAGCGGACACTGAGTGGACATAGTACACGTTCACTCACGCTGTTGAATGGCAATGATGTTTGCTAGACTGACATGCATGATTTGCGGTTGGCATTAAATTACTAGACTTACCCGAAGAGGAAAGGCTGCtgctgtcatcatcatcatcggtGATGTCCACCACCACACTGGCAGGGCTGGGACTCTCTTCAATTTGTCCGGCGAGGCCGACACTGGCTGCGGCTGCTGAAGTGCTTGGCCTTGCATCACGTAGGCTTTTAAAGACGGTGCACTGTTCAGCTTTTAAATAAATTCCATGTGTCGCCAGATGTTTCATTAAATTTGACGTATTACCTCGCTTGCATGCACATGTTTTGTGGCATCTGTTGCATGTAGCAGAGTCTGCATCCTTAGAAGTGAAATGCAGCCAAACCTTTGAGCGTTTTGCTTTCGGCATCTTCACTGATCCTCTCACCTACCAGTTCTGATCAACAAGTGTGCTGAGTAGCGGTACTGACGTCACGCAAGTTGACACCGGAACACCAGGGGGCGGTAAAAAAAATTCaggcaccgaaatgaggcaccgaaatgtTCGTTCTTATTCGGTCTGGTTACTACCGCTTACGTCGGAACCGGTGCCCTATTGGCACCGCGTTTCGGTACCCAACCCTACAGGAGACAGTAGCCTGGACAGCTGTAAGTAACAAAAGTATAGTTTCTATGATATCAAGGCATTCATAGGACTAAAGCATGACAGCACTGTCACAGTATAGATTCAAGCACTAAAGGCTGCAACAGTTCATTGTTCAGTCAACACTTGATCAAAAGCAAGTTTAAATCTATAAAACTACAAACCTTCACTTTTGTGATGTGAACAAAGAGTCCTAGAAGACAGTTGTGTGCCAACACTCTTTCTTTCAGGGGGCTCAGTCTGGCAACCAATATCTTTTGTAGCTGGTCTTTCTTCTGTATGTAACATTAATGATGTACTGACCTAAAAGAGAAATTACATCAACTTCATCTTACATGtatgccaacagcaacatcaagTAAAAAAAGGATCACTAATAAATACAATACAAGAGAAGAAACTAATTACAAATAATGGTTGGCTTTGAGTGTACATTGTCCAGTGATTTAGCCATTTAAACCATACAATCGTTATGATGTGGTGGACAAAaatctaggctactgtagcagcTGGCTTGACGACCAAATTTGTTAtctcgcccacacacacacttgtttcaaactgactttttgttgcgcaaCCCATTACAGCATAGAAATCTGTTAGAAATGCACAACTTTCGAACGTTTCTGTCGCTGGAAAATGGCTTTGCAGGAGAAACCAAGCAGACTTGTAAACTAACTAATGTTAGAAGCTAGCGCTAGCTGTTAGCCGCCTCGGTGTCAATGGCAAAACACTGCTACAACACACACGAGTTCACCCTAATTTACAAATGAAATTGTATAAAACTACTTACATGTTCCTCGTCTGCAGGTATTTCGTGCAAAGTTGGAACTGCGCCATCGTTTAAAACAAGTTTCACGGCTAATCCTGCCttgtactgacagtagtttggAAACAGTCAGTCTCAAAATGattggcacacacaaacagtttctTGCCAACTGTAGCAGGGATATTGCCATCAAAAATGAACTCAATCCATGCCGCTCTTCTGTCCTCTTCGGCTGGGACACGATGTAGTGGTTTGTGCTCTTTTGTACAGCCAACAACAGAGCATTTCGCATGGGACTTCGACATGGTGTCTAATCCGAATCAGTGCTTCCAAATCGGTAACAAAATGGCTGCTATCCGAGAAGTTTACTGCTGAACCTGGTGGGTGGAgaccttttactgtctatggtggaGACACTGTACGTATGCTCTGAGGGGGTGGGAATATTCAAATATTTCGGCTTGTGACGTAAAAACCTGTGGCGATTTTGAACAGCTCACCCAGAGGCTGAAGGTGGGATCAATTCTGAAACCTGTATCTCACTCAAAACAGCATGGATGGTTTTTCTTACAAGTTTGTATGCATGTGGAAgcaccagagacacacaataacacCCCAAATCCCAGAAAAAGTGATTTTTGCATAATGTGGGCactttaaagcctgaggctgcaggtggcctgaacacctgccataggattctaattgcttaacggccgtattatgatgtcacaatcggcaatgttacgtctatggggatttttaaaaagtttttctttaaaggtccagtatgtaggaaataatggaaaataaacaataaccattccaaaaatgatcaccatatgttgtcagagagtgaggaaacacgatgaattgaagtaatggcttatttgacattactctaacccgtgaaaccccgtaaaaccgatgaaaaaaaatcagttacggggcggaatctcttggaattttcgtttatgttttgaacgattaattctagaatagcgtattaataatgggctagcgcgtcctcctatttgggttgccaaattagcaaaggccaactgtcaacagctgtcagttgtagtcatgaacacCTACAAGAGGCAGcgaaatttccaaaattaaaacaagaaacaaattaagtggacatcggaaccgccgtcatgctatccggcaaaagattctttggacgccgccattggccgaataccggcgcccattgacttacattgaacacatgtaaacaaaacgtcaattatgtgctcaaactaacgccgctgacttatgacaaaaaccattccactttgatacgaaactacatttttttacaacatttatccagcaaaaattacagaatttggattaagtaatgtggagaaatatcgatattaagaaaattgccgctgcgtgacgccgagttaatggcatttccccttgtccatgagtcacgtataacaggtcacgtcggtggccgttatccctcacatgtcagagtaatgacattgaaaaacgtacctttatattacattacaatttataaaggaacgaaatgtcaaaagaattaagcaatatgtttgctggatgacacgaatattagtaaggaaaaacaagatttttaccgtaatgtccagtgaaattacatatgttgtgacgctattgcgcggcacggccagcagatgacatcattGCACTACAGCAACCAGGAACCAACAATAAACCTAGACACTCGAGATTTTAGGGCCGTTGTCAGCCACAACGCATCATCTGAAAATCTGAATTGTGAAGTAGACCTACTCCATAGTAACGTGTGcctgttcattcattccatgtcaatagaACAAACCAAATTAGAATAGGCTAGTAATGCAATACTATGTATaatacatatgtatgcatggatatactgtatgtgtgtgtgtatgtatgtatatatatgtatatataacacgtacacacaaacacacacacacacacacacacacacacatatatatatatatacacacacacacatatatatatatatacatatacatatacatatatacagagagagagagagagagagagcaatacagaacaggttgtcggtctgaactgaagttagtgctgcatgtaaacacacacgctacatttatatgtgtatgtatgtaatgtgtgtgtgtgcatatatatatatatatatatatatatatatatatatatatatacatatacatacatatatacagagagagagagagagagagagagagtattttctgtttttgttttttgtcctatggtcttatgttcttgtttgttatgttgtatgtaacaacagctttggcaacactgttcccatgcagtcatgctaataaagcaactttgaatttgagagagagagagcgcaatacagaacaggttgtcggtctgaactgaagttagtgctgcatgtaaacacacacttgtcacgctacatttatgtgtatgtatgtaatgtgtgtgtgtgtgtgtgtgtgtgtgcatatatatatttatatatatttatacagagagagagagagaaaaagagcaatacagaacaggtcgtcggttttactgaactgaagttattgcttgtaaacagttagtgctgcatgtaaacacacttgtcatgctacatttatatgtgtatgtatgtaatgtgtgtgtgtgtgtatgtatgtatatatgtatatatatatatatatatatatatatatatatatatatatatatatatgtatatatatatacatacatatatatatatatatacagagatatatgtaaacacacttgtcacgctacatttatatgtgtatgtatgtaatgtgtgtgtgtgtgtgtgtgtatatatatatatatacatacagagagagagggcaatacagaagtttttgctgtatgtaaacacgcttgtcatgctacatttatatgtgtatgtatgtaatgtgtgtgtgtgtgtgggtgtgtatatatatgtacgtatatatatatacatatacatatacatatatacagagagagagagagagagagagagagcaatacagaacaggttgtcggtctgaactgaagttagtatatatatatatatatataacataagtcaacattatatgatatgaccctatttttacattatagcctacatatgttataGCCTAACCCTTATCTATAGGTGACTGATGAGATTCATGTTAGCATATATTTATTGGCGACACAATTAATATTGGAGCTATTTCACTGTCGCAGACAGACGTGCTTGGTAGCCTAGACTACGTAGTCATAGGCCAACATGAGACTTAAGCCCTCGTGTCGTCATGACTTAGGTTAGCCTATGTTCTTCTTACTGTTGTGATTATCTGTAGGACATATTGTCTGTGCAACAcaattgtaggctaggcctatatttgatttttcagtaagcttatatatcaatgataaagcttctttacttttttggtgtaattatttcgtttttttttttatctaaggctatttttttttttattattattttgttaatacatggaataaatcaccacaaacacacgcgactgtagcctattggcttcttctgtagcctacccggcttgcgcagcgtggctaacaacgcccataaaacaagtgtaaccgtcggctcctcgaggcttattacttaaacgaagttacagcagctattaggcccgaggtgcagtgaaatggcgtcatctggtggtcatacaaTTCACCCGCTATTAGACCCGAAGTGCAGGAGAAGTGGATATTCAACCACGCCATCCTTCAGGTCGCAGCGACACGTAGGTGTACTTTatgtgctgtgtcatgctgccatctagtggttgtggaatatttaacacccattatagttctgggaatagatgtgccctcgaataaatgttacactttgttacaaattatttgggtaatccatctgataaattgtgtttttctttttatacttcgtacctttataaattaaagtgtatcattaaggtacctttttcaatgtcattactctgacattcgacattagtcgaccataaatttgggcaatgggcacattgttaggggttgacactttgcataagatttctccacattacttgatccaaattctgtgatttttgttgtataaatgttgtacaattatgtagtttcgtatcaaagtggaatggtggttttcataagtcagcggcgttagtttgagcacataattgacgttttgtttacatgtgttcaatgtaagtcaatgggagccggaaatccataaatagcggcgtccaaagaatcttttgccggatagcatgacggcggtgacatcggaggagcttcctgagagggtgacgtcttcgtcaaacgaagaatatcaagtctgacgcagagctggccatagttctccacaacaggtagcctatgctaaacttcatctgcattgcTAACTTCAGCTATCGAta
The sequence above is a segment of the Alosa sapidissima isolate fAloSap1 chromosome 2, fAloSap1.pri, whole genome shotgun sequence genome. Coding sequences within it:
- the LOC121693911 gene encoding E3 SUMO-protein ligase ZBED1-like, which produces MPKAKRSKVWLHFTSKDADSATCNRCHKTCACKRGNTSNLMKHLATHGIYLKAEQCTVFKSLRDARPSTSAAAASVGLAGQIEESPSPASVVVDITDDDDDSSSLSSSVTPFTLAKKAALTKEKVEEIHRAVTKFVVMGLHPFSTVESPSFREMITALNHRYQPPSRDDISNRFIPAWYSVIKQNVIKQLAQVIKIAITCDGWTSVAQDHYLTVTVHYIYKGSIQQKVLSTEAVYESQTGPVMAEEINSILEEFQLTGKVIAATVDNAYNMDAALRNLKFLKVGCFAHTLNLAAQKVYGIQAVTRWCAKIRAVVVWLKRSTMSKTVLREKQRLLNLPEHNVILDVRTRWNSLYLMVERFVEQFPAIQAACLDQRLRRPMERDRLERLTESDFEKAEEFMKCMKVLYTSTCCVSSNKSPTCSQIIPILTKLKAHYSTSDDDNVFMAAIKEKVWGDLEKRYQDQDIQNFLQEATLMDPRFKGRLEVSVAEAWDRLEKAVIDNATAAQLPIEDPHQSEAGEEEDQGGIHPRGAHKMSALEQLFEDEDRELLHTSQTTSSALSITEQVQKEMEMSKGLPAIPSGQHPVA